The genomic stretch ACTAGCGgggattttgttgcgacgccgacgcGGACCGGTcaatacgcagcgccaccagtgtaTTTTACGATGTCCGCTAGTAATATATGtttgccgtattatttctcatcTTAACGTTTGCATATCATGAAattttcacgatatgcctaggaatttcgtgagcACATGTTGAACGTGGAATACAATAAAGTAGCAGCAACTAGTTAACTAACGTAATTCATTTTCTCATATTGCCTAAAATTCGACACATATTTAGGCTGCGTTGCCACCTgggatgtgcgaggatgtgtagcgagaaatatgtttttcttccaactatgctttgaTTTCATCTTAActgcactaaatacccagcacaaagcgggactacTGGCTACTAgctctgccaaaaaaaaaacaaataggcgggaaccttgcgaattttccgtggacattttttgagagtgcgaatgtaaaattacaaaaatggaatcatcgagtgttagtgacatttctttcctattcattgtttagcatgagttttttttcgtctactattcctgtaatagttgaaagaaaagcaagattatgcacctcgcattaagtaatttatattgccctcgtgctttttaaagccctcgctcacgctcgggctccaaatcggcactcggtgcaataataaataactttctgcttggtgcaacaatctactatttcatgaatcaatagaaacgcttcatttacctattctcgcacagcaccgctctggtagaaacagctgagcggagcgaggctaggtaggcaaattaagcgtttctattggtttatgaaaaacacattcctcgcacatctctggtggtaacgCATCCTTAACCATTTAGTTGcttcatattattatcatcattattagtAAAAAGTATTCCTTCCCTCTtagataaaaagtaaaacttaTTAATTAGTATAAATTGACAAGCTCTAGGACAATCTATTGAGTAATCGAGGTGCTTGTCAGATATGAGGGGCTACAACTTAACTCGAAAATCAAGGTTCATATCGTACTGTCCtattcactctcgtattaaataatataagcgtcagcgggaaggcaagatacgaagttcgaattttgcacttcatagtatagaTACTGCAGTAAACTCTCACCAGCACGACGCGATATCGAGTCATTTCGATGCAACGCTCGTCGCGCTGAACGCCTTTCTGCGTCGTGTCGTGGCCTTTTTACCATAAAGAGGGGGAGTTCTGATAAATTTCACATATCAATTAGTCTTTACGACAGTATAAAATATGACTGGTAATTCGACTTATTCTTTGGTTACTAAATAGTAGAGCTAATTTGCTAGTTTAATTAGTAGACATTACAAATTAGCAGGGAGATGAAGAATTTGAGAAGAGGTCGAATTACCAATCACCCTGTATTGGATGTGATACAAAATATGGATGACATTAGAAAAGTGAAATTTCTGTAAGTTATTATATCCAGGTAGAGTTTTTGAAAAGAAGTAAACCATCATGTAATCAACATCTTCGAAAAGCGCTTTAAATAGCACAACCGTCTTTATTGCTATGCTATAAAGTACAAGCATTTACAGGTtagaaattttattattttattcactcgGCGCGATAATTATTACAGTTGCTTTACATTGCCGCGATCGGCCGGTCACTTGAGAATACATAGCCTACAAACCGCGCAATGTAAAAGAACTCGCGTGAATTCCTCGTTGATGTAAATAAGGTTTTAAAGCGGAAGCTATACCTTTTCcttgataaataaaaatgccTTGGTGGCGCATTAAACTTGGCACTTGTTAATGCTATTGTAAATGCTTGTAGCGCGCTTGACTCAGGCTTGTTATTGTGTACTTAGGCGGTGTCGGTAAATAATGCACAACTGTTTCACAGTATTacaatgaattttttttttaataattccaaCAGCTGTTGATCTAAAGTGAGGGAGTTTCCGataaaaacatacctaaataaatGGTAAATAGCGCAGGACCTATTGTTGTGGAAATCTTTGGGAGAGGCGTTTGTCCTGCAGTGGACctctttcggctgatatggtgaAACACTTAATGCTCTGGGATTTATAGTTGTTACATAAAAAAGATGGCCTGGCCTGACCTGATggtcggatgacctggttaaagccgcgggcgcacggtggatgcaggccgctgccaaccgaagcgactggaggtctatgggggaggcctatgtccaacagtggacgtcctacggctgagattaTGATGATATTTAAAATAGGATAGATAGACtcacgcattttttttttttatttttttttttatttgactggatggcaaacgagcaagtgggtctcctgatggtaagagatcaccaccgcccatagacacctgcaataccagggggattgcagatgcgttgccaacctagaggcctaagatgggatacctcaagtgccagtaatttcaccggctgtcttactctccacaccgaaacacaacagtgcaagcactgctgcttcacggcaggattagcgagcaagatggtggtagcgatccgggcggaccttgcacaaggtcctaccacctgcaaagtaaCGCATAACGCATACGCTGCATAACGCGATAAGGAAAATTTTCTCTAATGTACCTCTATTTTATGTACTACCTGTTTACTATACTCGTATTGTAGTGTTACAAAGCGAGTcattataattgtattgtatacgaATAGAAAGAATTTTCAAGAACATTTCGTTCTAAAaaagtgtaagtatattttcgTAATGAACAAGTAAGTATTACTTAAACATTAATTTGTGATTAACATTTTATTAAGACTAAGTTAAAGTAATTATCTTTACAAAGTACATCACCTTGTCAAAATGaactgaatttttaaataaatactataaagAATACTGGCCCTATACAacaaagtgcaaaactcgaacttcgtatgttgccgtcccgctgacgcttatgtcatttaatacgcgagtgaaggggacggtgcgatacttacttcgattttcgagttttgtagtagcccctctgactTGAAGAGGTAATAAGCCTAACTTCAAACACTCAAACTGAACGCAAAAGAACAAATTTTCGTTGAAAATGTCATGTAAAATGAATAAGTGTGgcattattcatttttaaaagttCGCTGTGATTTTAGTAAACCGCCAACTTTCCCCGTAAATGATTATAccagtaggtacttacgtaaGCAACCGGTAAGCAATTTGTAGCAAGTCGGGGCGGACAGACGTAGCTCGTCGTGGACTGCATATTTTTGATCGGAATTACAAATTTAGGTCTTTTTTGGGCATCCGTACttagacggacggacggtaaGTATTGCTAAGATCCTGCGTCTATCCGTTTGTGTCTGTCACAGGGTTGCATCTTTGTAACCTTATATATAGTCCTTTTAGATTATTTAATCCCTTCCGATACACACCTCTTTTAATTACTGCTAAGCTCCACTTAAAGAAAGTTTGTTTAACTTTaaatcatacatacataacatacataaaaatcacgcctgtattcccaaatggggtaggcagagcacacgaaacgttaccgcttcggagccacttttagcaattttaggttttaagtttgacaaaaacggtacaatagtgacaggttgctagcctgtcgccttcggtgtaccttaacctatcgatggcagcaaagtagatacggacatctacattttttcaaaaatgctttttttacaaaaaataacttatttcaaccatatctacaagtctgttaaaaaattatatcaaatttcaaaataatgaagaaaatttggcacgtaaaagaaaacatctacaccagctttttaaaaaacatcgcagtagaaacggacatttgaatttatcccTTTTACTTCGGAGGTTTGACAGGATGCTTGAAACGTCAATAAAGTCATCAGTCACCTGTCACATTCGgatttgtcaaattttaagaaaacaatGCAAGATACCTACGAAAGTGAGGACCTGTGAAACAATCATGTTATATTATAGTGTTAATTGTTGCAATATTAGCGCTAGTAATGAGATTTCTTTTGAGGTTACGGCCTGACGTAAACACGGACATatgccacttgtccgtttatacgtcatactttttgcatatgtctcaatctacaaatttattatttctaatttctatgaggaaattatttgttttttttcttaaaatatttaaacacataTGTAGTACTTTTAACATTAGTTTCgtacatttgtttttatttttttaaagaaaatgaattaaaattcttaaacAACCAAAGTCAGTACTCAAGTTTCTATTGAttgcagcttaccgctttttggatacaacacgcctgaacagatcttgactgatgatgacgagcaatctgttttttcctaataggtagAAGTAGTAGGatatcgattatactattcatcatcaggcaatagcagtccggacataggcctcccccacaaaTCGCCATTGcgtcctgtcctcggctagacgcatccagcttctaccagcagcctttcgcagatcgtctctctacctggccggagggcgtcttacactacgtttgccgagactcAATAacttcagcggttgtcggtgcttcaacagatatgaccagcccactgccacttgcTAATTCtatgagctatgtcgatgaccttagttctgtgtcggatagtctcgttgcggattttatccttcagaaAAACTCTGAGCATAGTTCGGTCCATAGCTCGCAGAGCCacgtttcagctccgtatgtcatgacgggtaggacgcactggttaaaaactttcgttttcaggcattacggtataattgacgagaaaactcgacataattttccaaatgctgcccagcccagctgaatcctcctctggcctccttctcaaagttgtttatacctaaggctactgttacattatgctcgttactagcatgctaataagcatgcttataagcatgctagaaCCGGCTGTACCTGTATAACACAGAAAAAggatgcttaatagtagcacgttcCTATGCATAcaagctagtaggtagcatttgctcaatagtagcatgctttcgtgctagtaactagcatgtgttggtACCTTAACTGTAAAATCTGGCCGAGGTAGGTCtgtactccgaaacaacatcaagaagatttccactaACAATGACGGGCCTCTGATCAATGCGGCCATTGATGACAATTTTTGAattatccacattcattatagcattatattgtttttattattaagattataatacatactgttttattttttacagtttatattgttttgtttttagtatatattttctaattttattacttgtacttaggtactgttgatttatttaatatagtagtgtaaaactataaaaataacttagcTTTTTGAGTacgaaaaaacaattatgaataaacaaaaataaaacaaaattgtaattttattttaacacatatTTTGCGTGTTTTTGaaacgaaataaattaatttatttgatagacagcgatgaagttgagtggtagataactcatttaataatatgaataaaattattaatgcaaaggaaataaagacatctacaaaattttatcaaaaaaagagtgaatactcgttgcatgttgtttagattatctctaaacACTTCTCTAAGTTTTACTGGAGATTCTTACCTTAACTTATTCGATTTTTTATAACGGAATAggcgtttgtttcattacaacgcataaacggatatcaggcagatgtcttcctctacgtttaagctctttcaatgtaaaaaaagacatctacaatttttcataaaaataatggtacagaaataaaatctgttaaACAATCaacaaagaacattattttaatgcatcatagaaaattttaTGTTAATCGGTCCATTAATCTCgaagtagtcattatttttcACTAgatacgctctcctgtaaaatagcaattttgtagatgtcttcttttactttgctgccatcgctatgtcctcagtcgcctcttacgacatccatggaagaaattGAGAGGTGTTATtgtaacccgacaccacacgggcaACTTTAAATCATACCCcaattattcaaataatgtgTGATTTTTTAATTCCCTGATATTCATATtttgtcaagtttcttgcgtgGCATacttcttggcaataatggcCCTTCCAAAAGCTTACgtagtataaaaaaagaaataaaagagtcCTTTGCGGCCTAGTCACGGAATAAACGTTTTGGCTTTGATTTTAAACCCGTAttggatattatttcatatTAGGTACGTATATTGCCTCCTTATTTTACCATAACGTACAATAACAAgatggaataataataaaataccgcTAACCCGCAGAAAATCTATTTCAAGACAAACCACATACCTTACACGTTCCAAACAAAAACCGTCTAACAGAACAATAGATCGGAGTATACATCCAAAATTTAACGAGCAAAAATCAGCgctgtcaattaaaaaaaaaacccaagtttcattaaatccgatgacaatcgCTAGATTGTATTTAGCGATATTTGAAACAAACGACACCAGCCACCATTTCTCGTGCACCATAATCTTCGGATCGGCATAAGGGTAGCAGCCCCTTTACACTATGCATTGTATTAAACATTGGGGTAACTTTTATTGTCGACCAGGACAACAAGACCTATGAGAAGCCTTTGAAATCCCCGCGACCTATACGGCAGCACAACGGTGTGAAGGGAGACGGAGCTCTTCAGAAACCGGCTACGGATAAGTATTGAAACGATACGTAAATTAATGGATTGCGAAGTAAATTGATTTTGgatattaaagtacctacacaatTATTATAACAGCGTGGGCTACATAGTGATAAGTCTGAGAAACTGGACCTTAAAAGTCGAATCGGTTGGCCAACCGGTCGGGAGACTAGAAACAAGGCCGCGTGTAGACATGGAAGACAATTTAGTAGTTTTGTTTGCGATGTTGGATCAGAGTGACCTGCGGACACACGTGGGTTGGGTTGATGCCGAAAAAGGCAATAGAAAGTAGTTATAATAGTTCACAAGTTGTAGGCCAGCcaacatgaaaatatttatttcagctcATAGTGGAGAACCAATGCCATATTGAAATGAAATCAATTTGAGCAATCTCAGGCGCGATTTATAGATTACTTACGACGACATGGGACGTTGAAAACTCAGTAGCTAATTTATGAATTGGCCATATCATATTATAAAAATTGGTTAGGTCTCTGTCCTGTTGAAATTTCTGAAAATCCGTTCTTGGTGCAACCCTCTATGATCTTCAAATAATGTCTGCCAGTTTTCAAATATCTAGTTCCAGTGGTTTTGGCTGTCCGTTTTGTCTGTTAGTTAGTCAGTCACGTTACTCTGTTAtatcattatcagccggaaaacgtccACCGTTAAACATAAGTCACCCCCTTAGATAGAACTCCATAATTAACGACATCTCGCCACTTGCGTCCATACACCGGTTGgctgcaactctcacgatgtcatcagtccacctagggGGTCGCCAGCCAACGCTTCGCATTCCGGTTCGTCGTCACAAAATCTTTGTATCTATCCCTTTTGCCACTCCAACTtccatattcttcgagctatgtcgatgactttattcTTCTATCACGAATAGAAACTCCGAGGTAGAGATAGCTCTCTCTATAGCTCGTTGCGTTGCATtttatagatatatagataacAAAGTAATTTACTTATTCACTGCAATATCACGAACAAAAACCCTACATTTTGCATGACAGTTAGTACTTTCGTGGGCAAAGTGAACCATCGCGGTTGCAAAACCGTACCTTGCCGCAACTTGCAAGCGACGCCACTGACTGACTTAATGCTAAAACCTTTCTCtcactttgtttatttatttatactaaccCTTACCCGCGACTTCACGTGACACATTAAACTTAAAACCAATTGATGTAGGAATGAGTGATATGCTGAATGACTGATTGAATGTGATGATCGAATGAGGGAGATGGAGTGAATGAGTGTCGCGGAGAAAGACGTAAGACGTGTGTGCGAAAGGAcgtgttgttttattattttaattaagattgtGTTTCTTAgagtttttattgaattatattttatctcgcCAACTAAGGTGTTTTCCTAAAGTAAAACTCTACAGTTTTTGGGGGCTCGACCGAGATCACAGCGATCCAACTGGATTTTTTCAGACGACGACGTGTTCATAGAACAAAAGACGACGACGACGGCTCACGTCAAACGAAAAATCCAGACGACGATAATACGAGTTGAAGACAATTTGCGACGAGAAAATGCCTAAAGAAACGAGACGTAACAGTCGGCGAGTAGAATTTGAAGATTCTTTTGAAGAAGCCATGTCATCATCACGAGGGGGCGGTGCCATGTTACATCTGTCAGAGGAACTGGTCCCAAAGTTCTCCGGCCAGGATAAGACGTATCCTGCGACGAAGTGGATCCAAGACGTGGAGGACAATGCCGAGGTGTTTGGATGGACGCCGGTACAGCAGTTACTCATGGCAAGGCGGTCGTTGACAGGGACTGCGGCACTATGGTTACGCGCTGAGAGGATGTACAAGACGTGGGATGAGTTAAAAGCTAGTCTTTTAAAAGAATTCCCGGATACTATTGACAGCAAGACTATCCACGAAATGATGAGTTCACGAGTGAAGAAGTCTGACGAATCGTGCATCGACTATATGCTCATCATGAAAGAACTGGGTAAACGTGGGAAGATGCCCGATTATGTCGCGATCAAATATATTATCGACGGTATAAGAGACGACCCAATGAAGAAAATGATGTTGTATGGAGTGACGACATATTCTGagttaaaagaaaaattcaaaatttacgaGACGTTTAAAGAAGATTTGAAAACTAAGAAGACCCCAAATTTGCCTAACCAAGAATTTAGAAACAAGCCGAAAAGTAAGTGCTACAGTTGCGGAGAGAATAACCACATGTCAAATGAGTGCCCGCACAAGCCAAAAGGACTAAAATGTTTCCGGTGCAATGAATTTGGTCACATTTCATCACAATGTACATCGACGGCGGGAACAAGCAAAAGTCATCAAAGGCAAAATGGTGGATCAGCGGCGAGTCACATGTGTGTTCAAAAGAATTCGAATACAACGGGAAATAACAACATTCCGAACGGGAACAAGAGCGAACGACAGAACGAGACTGAGACTTCATTCGGTTCGGTCAAGATGGCGGCAATGACGGCGCCACAGGAGACGACTGTAGCGAATGACATGAGTGACAACAACAATGTCAACGAGGATGGCGGACGGCCGACGTATAATCGTAAACCGatgaaagaaattattttatttggaaaaagtATTAGTGCATTAATAGACTCAGGaagtgacattaatttaatttcgatTGACTGTTTACAAGCTTTGAACGCGCCAAAATATGAACAGAGCATGATTTCTTTGAGTGGACTTGGTTCGACGCGTGTTTATTCGTTaggttttataaaaacaaacatttttatagaTGGACAATGTTTCGAAGACGTAATTTTACATATTGTGCCTAGGAATGTCATGccgttttctgtaattttaGGCCAGGATTTTTTAAAGAATGTAACGTTTGTTATGGAAGGCAGTCGAGTACTTTTATTAAAGTCTAGTAATGATTGTACCGTAACTTTATGTGTAGTTTTTGTGTTTCCGATGTTATAGGTTACATGAAGGATCCAGAGTTACAAGAGGAGGTAAGACAAGTTGTTGAGACGTATCGGCCTAACAAGACGAAAGAGGCTCCAGTTCAGTTGCGTATTACATTGAAGGATGACGTCCCGGTCGCGCAACGACCACGACGGCTGGCTTTGGCCGAGCAACAAGAGGTTGAGCGTCAGGTGAAACAATGGCTAGAAGACGGGGTGGTTCGGGTAAGTTATTCCGAGTACGCTAGCCCATTGGTGCTTGTCAAGAAGAAGGATGGTAGCACTAGAATTTGTGTTGATTATTGACAGATAAACAAAAAGATGGTGAAAGACGAATATCCGTTGCCAGTCATAGGAGATCATATTGATAAGCTGGCAAAGGGAAGGGTGTTTAGTACCATTGATTTGAAGAATGGGTATTTTCATTTGACAGTTCACCAAGACTCTGTCAAATATACTGCGTTTGTGACACATAACGGGCAATACGAATTTTTAAAGGCTCCGTTTGGTTTATCGGTATGTCCAAAGGTGTTCACAAGATTTATTAATGCGATTTTCAGAGATTTAATTGAGATGGGATTTGTTCTGATTTTTATTGATGACGTCATTATAATTGCAGAGAACGAGACACAAGCCGTTGAACGACTTAAGTTAGTACTAGTAAGAGCATCTCAGTATGGACTCGAGATTAACTGGAAGAAGGCGCAACTGATCCAAAGGAAGGTGGAGTACCTTGGTCATGTTGTGGAGGACGGAACTGTGCAACCAACACCAGAAAAGATAGATGCTGTGGTAAGATTTCCTCAACCTACTAACGTGAAGCAGTTACTTGGATTTGTTGGTTTAGCATCGTACTTCAGGAAGTTTATCCAAAACTTTGCTCTTATTGCACGACCTTTAACAGAATTGCTTAAGAAAGATGTTGATTTTACATTTGGCGAACCTCAGAAAGCAGCGTTTAACATATTGAAGAAGGAACTGATAAGTAAGCCTGTATTAAGAATTTTTGAACCATGTTTGTACACAGAATTGCACACGGATGCATCGATGTACGCAGTAGCTGCTATTTTACTTCAACGATGTCCAGATGACAACCATATGCACCCGGTGTATTATATGAGCAGGAAGACTAATGACGCAGAACAGAAGTACACGAGTTACGAGCTTGAAGCTTTAGCAATAATTGAAGGAGTGAAGAAATTTAGACATTATTTATACGgactaaaatttaaaattattactgatTGCCAGGCTTTTGAGATGACGCTGAGGAAAAAAGATTTAACTACCCGAGTAGCTCGATGGGTATTAGTACTACAGGAGTACGACTATGAAATAGTACATCGTACAGGATCGCAGATGAAACATGTTGATGCTTTGAGTAGATATGTCGGAGTAGTTACCAGAGAATTCCATGAGCAGATCAAGAAAGCTCAAGAACTAGATTGTGGCTTAAGGGCGATTCGagaaattttgaaagaaaagccATACATGGATTACTGTATGCAGAATGATATACTCTACAAAGGACTGCAATTAGTCATTCCACAGGGAATGGAAGGTGATATCATAAAAAGAGTACATGAGAATGGACATTTTGGAAAAAAGAAGATGGTGGAGTTAATTAGTAGAGATTATCATATACAAGATTTACATAAGAAGATAGACGAGTTTATGGTCACATGCATTCCATGTCTGCTGGCGACTAAGAAGAGTGGAAAACAAGAAGGTTTTCTTCATTGCATTGACAAGGGCAGTATTCCGTTGCACACACTACATTGCGATCATATTGGACCTTTATCTGAAACAAAGAAGCAGTATAACTACATACTTACGATTGTTGACGCATTCACGAAGTTTGTTTGGGTATTCCCAACTAAGAGTACAACGGCGAAAGAGACATTGGACAAGCTAAGGATACATCAACAGGCTTTTGGTAATCCTTATAGACTTATTACAGATCGAGGAGCTGCATTTACGAGCAACGAGTTTAAGGAATATTGTCAGACGGAGAATATTCAACATACGCTTATTACGACTGGAATTCCAAGAAGAAAATAGATGCAACTACAATAAACGACGCAAAGTTAGCACATTATATCATGTTGGAGATCGTGTGGCTATCATGAGGACGCAGTTTGGTACATGTTTGAAATTGAAACCTAAATTTCTGGGACCCTACCGCGTGACAGCCGTGACGGGCAAGGACCGGTACGACGTAGAGAAGGCAGACAGTTCGACAGAAGGACCCACTCGTACTTCTACGTCAGCTGATTACATGAAGCCGTGGCCTAAGGGTCAATGAACTGCGGGTCAGTCAAAAGACGTTATGCTGCACTGCATATAAGGtagagtttttatttcttatgtttttgcGGTTCACGAAAAGTATTCGACTGACTGCCccacaaacgattttttttttttgattgattagTTGAGATGTTTATGATGAGATGTCTACTTAGGTGTTACTGTTAAgagtttgttttattatttagatgGATGACGGTTTAGTTTTGTTTTCAGTATAGGTAAGTTTGTTTAAAGATGTTTTGCATTGTGTAACTTTAGGTACGGTGTGCCTGAGGACAGGCACAAGCAGGAAGGCCGAGCTGTAGGAATGAGTGGTATGCTGAATGACTGATTGAATGTGATGATCGAATGAGGAGATGGAGTGAATGAGTGTGGAGGAGAAAGACGGAAGACGTGTGTGCGAAAGGAcgtgttgttttattattttaattaagattgtGTTTCTTAgagtttttattgaattatattGTATCTCGCCAACTAAGGTGTTTTCCTAAAGTAAAActctacatttgaaattttgtaattttactaaaatatcttcatttACATATTAggtgatattgtaccggataactcacgtctaaaatcgagtttagctcgacatatttcgggctaattcgtagcctcTCTTAGGAGAAACGAGACTCGGTGGCTGCTACAATACGCGCACATCAGGTATCTTCATTTACGTTGGAGACAGAATAATGGTACAAAATTATAGAACAACAAtatatctgcataccaaatttaatccaaatctgttcagccattttagcgtaaaACAGTTACGAATACACACGTACGCACACAGGATAATTGACTCTACCTTGTCGAATTCCTTAGTTAGATCAAAGTTGAACTGCATGTAATATGTAGAGTTCAGTGTCTCGTACCTATAggcaattaattttattcctaGGCCTCAGTGAAACCTTGTAATTGGGACATTGTACTCGTAATTCGATAAGCATTGTTAAAGACAAATTTATTACGCATGCTTTGAAATTAAATTGGTTGACTATAAACTGATTTTAACGGTTCTCTGTCTTTTTGGCAAAATATTAtcccaaactgtttcatttcccaacgcACGGTTTTCtccaaaaaacatattttttcggaactttcataaaacaaacctaacctgtGTTCTATgtaaataattccgatccgcattggcgatcccttcaaatggCGAACCTacggtgttaaaaataaatagatatcatttaataatattgtaaatctgtttgttgtacaaaggttttttttttgacattcataagtgcttgttatagcctaaattaattaaagatatttcgattttgactttgactgagaaaaatgtttggtttcggagaaagtCGAGAATTGGGAAATAAatcagtttggcaaatgaaaaatTTGGGAATAAATAATACTACTGCGAAAAGGTAGGCTACCAGATTCTAACTGTTGTTAAACTATTAAAAAACCGGGTATAATTCGGCGAAGTCACTAGTTTCATGGTATTTGACTACTTATCTTATCTATTAGAAATTTATTTTACGTGACGTCAACTATGTTCTACTTAGAAAACCTTCTATGACCTCACCggcat from Choristoneura fumiferana chromosome 7, NRCan_CFum_1, whole genome shotgun sequence encodes the following:
- the LOC141429939 gene encoding uncharacterized protein, whose amino-acid sequence is MPKETRRNSRRVEFEDSFEEAMSSSRGGGAMLHLSEELVPKFSGQDKTYPATKWIQDVEDNAEVFGWTPVQQLLMARRSLTGTAALWLRAERMYKTWDELKASLLKEFPDTIDSKTIHEMMSSRVKKSDESCIDYMLIMKELGKRGKMPDYVAIKYIIDGIRDDPMKKMMLYGVTTYSELKEKFKIYETFKEDLKTKKTPNLPNQEFRNKPKSKCYSCGENNHMSNECPHKPKGLKCFRCNEFGHISSQCTSTAGTSKSHQRQNGGSAASHMCVQKNSNTTGNNNIPNGNKSERQNETETSFGSVKMAAMTAPQETTVANDMSDNNNVNEDGGRPTYNRKPMKEIILFGKSISALIDSGSDINLISIDCLQALNAPKYEQSMISLSGLGSTRVYSLGFIKTNIFIDGQCFEDVILHIVPRNVMPFSVILGQDFLKNVTFVMEGSRVLLLKSSNDCTVTLCVVFVFPML